The following coding sequences are from one bacterium window:
- a CDS encoding dihydrodipicolinate synthase family protein — MKSVSIGKLSGVWSATPTPFTHRMQLDKGAVKRLVEHHVRLGVNGLFICGTCGEGPWMPDRERREMVRAVVAAARGRLLIAAQVTDNSAARILDNMRAAAEDGADLAVIAPPLFLLNATPANVAALYQEAIRGCPLPVGIYDRGKYSAVPVTNEALRQIYAEPKVVLIKDSSTDPERMKLALAARQARPTLRLLNGDEFACADYLRAGYDGLLLGGGIFNGRLAGMILEAVRAGRHAEADRLQRRMNRLMWDVYGGKKITCWMSGLKHLLVEMGLFQTTRNFLNYPLTPGCQRAIAKALVREKEVLFP; from the coding sequence ATGAAGAGCGTCAGTATCGGAAAACTAAGTGGCGTCTGGTCAGCCACGCCGACCCCGTTCACCCATCGCATGCAACTTGACAAGGGGGCGGTGAAGCGGCTCGTTGAGCACCATGTGCGGCTCGGGGTCAATGGGTTATTTATTTGCGGTACGTGTGGGGAAGGCCCCTGGATGCCGGATCGCGAACGTCGCGAGATGGTCCGTGCCGTTGTGGCGGCTGCCCGCGGCCGGTTGCTCATTGCCGCACAGGTGACGGATAACTCCGCTGCCCGGATCCTGGACAACATGCGGGCGGCGGCGGAGGATGGGGCCGACTTGGCGGTGATTGCGCCGCCCTTGTTCCTGCTCAATGCCACTCCCGCCAATGTGGCGGCGCTCTATCAGGAGGCGATCCGGGGCTGTCCGTTGCCGGTGGGTATTTATGACCGCGGCAAATATTCAGCCGTGCCCGTAACCAACGAGGCCTTGCGCCAGATTTATGCCGAGCCGAAGGTGGTATTGATCAAGGACAGTTCAACGGATCCCGAGCGGATGAAGCTGGCGCTGGCGGCACGACAGGCCCGGCCGACATTGCGGCTGCTTAATGGCGATGAGTTCGCCTGCGCGGATTACCTGCGGGCCGGTTATGACGGGCTCCTGCTTGGGGGGGGCATTTTCAATGGCCGGCTTGCGGGGATGATCCTGGAGGCCGTACGGGCCGGCCGGCATGCCGAGGCGGACCGTCTGCAGCGCCGTATGAACCGGCTCATGTGGGACGTCTATGGCGGCAAAAAGATCACCTGTTGGATGTCCGGCCTCAAGCATCTGCTGGTCGAGATGGGGCTCTTTCAAACCACACGCAACTTTCTCAACTATCCCCTGACCCCCGGGTGCCAACGGGCGATCGCCAAGGCGCTGGTACGTGAAAAGGAGGTACTGTTCCCATGA
- a CDS encoding AraC family transcriptional regulator: MKNDDFESITNAIRQVLSGPLTDPAAIHLAESNVTNGIIPQGAHSHDTWELFCPVRSCLKFVTAGCAPSLIPTHHLLIVPPGCLHLPVDYRTQSPQLKLLVMDLPGSENPYGALRVNSAKSRSSAILSPAEFAAWTTCVGMDPGSMMEQVARAQGAGAWGRERALGMLRTLVAAYVEVATQPQHDPLSFNARRATEARIYLQSHYCEANLSAGTIATALGISASHLRFLFRETTGRTLHHTLIDLRLRRATDLLRLTTFSIKEIAAMTGWGHQLYFSAAFKKRHHGSPSSFRNDRGHTVRPERQCR; this comes from the coding sequence ATGAAAAATGATGATTTCGAGTCGATCACAAACGCTATTCGCCAGGTATTGTCCGGGCCGTTGACCGATCCAGCGGCCATCCATCTGGCTGAATCGAATGTGACCAACGGGATAATACCCCAAGGGGCGCACAGCCATGACACCTGGGAACTGTTCTGTCCCGTCCGCTCCTGCCTGAAATTTGTGACCGCAGGCTGCGCCCCTTCCCTTATTCCCACCCACCACCTGCTGATTGTGCCGCCCGGTTGTCTGCATCTGCCGGTGGATTACCGCACGCAATCCCCGCAATTGAAACTCCTGGTCATGGACCTGCCTGGTTCAGAAAACCCATATGGGGCCTTGAGGGTGAACAGCGCCAAATCCAGAAGCAGCGCCATCCTGTCCCCGGCCGAATTTGCGGCCTGGACCACCTGCGTCGGAATGGACCCTGGAAGCATGATGGAACAGGTGGCCCGGGCGCAGGGCGCAGGCGCGTGGGGCCGCGAACGGGCACTGGGCATGCTCCGGACCCTTGTGGCCGCCTACGTCGAGGTCGCGACCCAGCCCCAGCATGACCCGCTTTCGTTCAATGCCCGACGGGCCACTGAAGCCCGGATATACCTCCAGTCCCACTACTGCGAGGCGAACCTGTCAGCGGGGACGATCGCCACCGCCCTGGGCATTTCCGCCTCGCATCTCAGGTTTCTTTTCCGGGAAACCACCGGCCGGACCCTGCATCATACCCTGATCGACCTGCGCCTCCGGCGCGCCACCGATCTGCTGCGGCTCACCACGTTCTCGATCAAGGAGATTGCGGCAATGACCGGCTGGGGACACCAGCTCTATTTTTCGGCCGCATTCAAAAAGCGCCATCACGGCTCGCCTTCGTCATTTAGGAATGACAGAGGCCATACCGTCCGTCCTGAACGGCAGTGCCGGTAA